A region from the Engraulis encrasicolus isolate BLACKSEA-1 chromosome 18, IST_EnEncr_1.0, whole genome shotgun sequence genome encodes:
- the tnfaip2a gene encoding tumor necrosis factor alpha-induced protein 2a isoform X1 produces MVKMPRLPRLTPRRSTTEDAERADAKKLKNKIKIQFRNLRGHKPVADSVPKTVPEAPLTFEENLCQRRLAEASRQLLEREDVIFSVVTDEDPAAAEERAKERDQLQRDYEKLQVHVHMVVHDTFQQNTCGDYQKELHSAVTSIMQEEEQDKRWLEPAEGQDTPDYRPRECLANHNTLLQKIAESRIKNAEEGENSAADKLSTSFKKQVCKIGQGVQHDLLKVAKDVRQCYPPELDICQIYARVYHQAFSSRMTDFSKCSLDHEDCIYLLNWINNYYPTDVLKHKELKDHIDSASLGRLLPEQDLKRLEEQYLSHKEATLRNWLANALKTEEERWHKGQWPELIDEYYISHIAVDVIGLVTPLAKEATTILGDEVRVQRLQCQLDGFLLSYKRALEDFSKGRHETIKAVLKANLVSIQQFREFLEKKESIFTEQTRSSCLSVLADLRDYCFAYFLCPIQRELLVHYRKLWTNPWFSARQGVPPEILGILSGQVHEFRDMKPSCREELVEQLHLEVMVQYVKRIFKRKMKLKDREQQKAASQLLCEDSKKLNELFSEMGSGNTWLDKVIPQLAEVVRLQDPGSIQLEIVTLAREHPDLSEKHIIALLHLKGNLPEREVRRIKESLSVNRGTLTSQPAPAFFSKVPVK; encoded by the exons ATGGTGAAAATGCCTCGTTTGCCGCGTTTGACGCCCCGGAGGTCCACAACAG AGGACGCAGAAAGAGCGGATGCGAAGAAATTGAAAAACAAGATCAAAATTCAATTTAGAAACTTGCGAGGCCATAAACCCGTCGCGGACTCCGTTCCTAAAACAG TTCCAGAGGCGCCGCTAACATTTGAGGAGAACTTGTGTCAAAGACGTTTGGCTGAGGCAAGTCGGCAGCTATTAGAGCGAGAAGATGTCATCTTTAGCGTGGTCACCGATGAGGACCCGGCTGCCGCTGAGGAGAGAGCCAAAGAACGAGACCAGCTCCAAAGGGACTATGAAAAGCTCCAGGTACACGTACATATGGTCGTCCATGACACGTTCCAGCAGAACACATGTGGCGACTATCAGAAGGAATTACACAGCGCCGTGACTTCAATCATGCAGGAGGAAGAACAGGATAAACGCTGGCTAGAGCCTGCCGAGGGCCAGGATACGCCCGACTATCGGCCGAGAGAGTGTCTGGCGAACCACAACACCCTCCTCCAGAAAATAGCGGAATCGAGGATCAAGAACGCAGAGGAGGGCGAGAACAGCGCGGCGGATAAGCTGTCCACAAGTTTCAAGAAACAAGTGTGCAAGATTGGCCAGGGAGTGCaacatgacctgttgaaagtggcTAAGGACGTGAGACAGTGCTACCCACCAGAACTAGACATCTGCCAGATCTACGCTCGTGTCTATCACCAAGCCTTCTCCAGCCGCATGACAGACTTCTCCAAGTGCAGTCTGGACCATGAGGACTGCATCTATCTACTGAACTGGATCAACAATTACTACCCAAC GGATGTGTTGAAGCACAAAGAGCTGAAAGATCACATAGACAGCGCATCTCTGGGGCGCCTGCTGCCAGAGCAAGATCTAAAACGCCTGGAGGAGCAATATTTGTCCCACAAGGAG GCGACCTTGAGAAACTGGCTAGCCAACGCTCtgaagacggaggaggagaggtggcacAAGGGCCAGTGGCCGGAGCTCATTGATGAGTACTACATCAGCCACATCGCAGTGGACGTCATTGGG TTGGTGACCCCGCTTGCCAAAGAGGCCACGACTATTTTGGGGGACGAGGTGCGAGTGCAGAGACTTCAGTGCCAGCTGGACGGATTCTTACTGAG CTACAAGAGGGCCTTAGAGGACTTTTCAAAAGGACGTCACGAGACTATAAAAGCCGTCCTGAAGGCTAACCTTGTTAGCATTCAGCAGTTCAG GGAGTTTTTGGAAAAAAAGGAGAGCATCTTCACAGAGCAGACCAGAAGCAGCTGCCTGTCTGTCCTGGCGGACCTCAGAGACTACTGCTTTGCATACTTCCTCTGTCCCATACAGAGGGAACTACTG GTCCATTACCGCAAGCTGTGGACCAACCCGTGGTTCAGCGCGAGGCAGGGGGTTCCGCCAGAGATACTCGGCATCTTGTCAGGGCAGGTGCACGAGTTCAGAGACATGAAGCCTTCCTGTCGAGAG gagctAGTGGAGCAGCTCCACTTAGAGGTGATGGTGCAGTACGTGAAGAGGATCTTCAAGAGGAAGATGAAGCTGAAGGATCGTGAGCAGCAGAAGGCTGCTTCTCAACTCCTGTGTGAGGACAGCAAGAAGCTCAACGAATTATTCAGCGAAATG GGCTCGGGGAACACCTGGCTGGACAAGGTGATCCCGCAGCTGGCTGAGGTGGTGCGGCTGCAGGACCCCGGATCCATCCAGCTGGAGATCGTGACCCTGGCCCGAGAGCACCCAGACCTCAG tGAGAAGCACATCATTGCCCTCCTGCACCTCAAAGGCAACCTGCCCGAGCGCGAAGTCCGCCGCATCAAGGAGAGCCTGAGTGTGAACCGCGGCACCCTCACCTCTCAGCCCGCGCCCGCCTTCTTCTCCAAGGTTCCTGTCAAATAA
- the tnfaip2a gene encoding tumor necrosis factor alpha-induced protein 2a isoform X3 has product MVKMPRLPRLTPRRSTTEDAERADAKKLKNKIKIQFRNLRGHKPVADSVPKTVPEAPLTFEENLCQRRLAEASRQLLEREDVIFSVVTDEDPAAAEERAKERDQLQRDYEKLQVHVHMVVHDTFQQNTCGDYQKELHSAVTSIMQEEEQDKRWLEPAEGQDTPDYRPRECLANHNTLLQKIAESRIKNAEEGENSAADKLSTSFKKQVCKIGQGVQHDLLKVAKDVRQCYPPELDICQIYARVYHQAFSSRMTDFSKCSLDHEDCIYLLNWINNYYPTDVLKHKELKDHIDSASLGRLLPEQDLKRLEEQYLSHKEATLRNWLANALKTEEERWHKGQWPELIDEYYISHIAVDVIGLVTPLAKEATTILGDEVRVQRLQCQLDGFLLSYKRALEDFSKGRHETIKAVLKANLVSIQQFREFLEKKESIFTEQTRSSCLSVLADLRDYCFAYFLCPIQRELLVHYRKLWTNPWFSARQGVPPEILGILSGQVHEFRDMKPSCREELVEQLHLEVMVQYVKRIFKRKMKLKDREQQKAASQLLCEDSKKLNELFSEM; this is encoded by the exons ATGGTGAAAATGCCTCGTTTGCCGCGTTTGACGCCCCGGAGGTCCACAACAG AGGACGCAGAAAGAGCGGATGCGAAGAAATTGAAAAACAAGATCAAAATTCAATTTAGAAACTTGCGAGGCCATAAACCCGTCGCGGACTCCGTTCCTAAAACAG TTCCAGAGGCGCCGCTAACATTTGAGGAGAACTTGTGTCAAAGACGTTTGGCTGAGGCAAGTCGGCAGCTATTAGAGCGAGAAGATGTCATCTTTAGCGTGGTCACCGATGAGGACCCGGCTGCCGCTGAGGAGAGAGCCAAAGAACGAGACCAGCTCCAAAGGGACTATGAAAAGCTCCAGGTACACGTACATATGGTCGTCCATGACACGTTCCAGCAGAACACATGTGGCGACTATCAGAAGGAATTACACAGCGCCGTGACTTCAATCATGCAGGAGGAAGAACAGGATAAACGCTGGCTAGAGCCTGCCGAGGGCCAGGATACGCCCGACTATCGGCCGAGAGAGTGTCTGGCGAACCACAACACCCTCCTCCAGAAAATAGCGGAATCGAGGATCAAGAACGCAGAGGAGGGCGAGAACAGCGCGGCGGATAAGCTGTCCACAAGTTTCAAGAAACAAGTGTGCAAGATTGGCCAGGGAGTGCaacatgacctgttgaaagtggcTAAGGACGTGAGACAGTGCTACCCACCAGAACTAGACATCTGCCAGATCTACGCTCGTGTCTATCACCAAGCCTTCTCCAGCCGCATGACAGACTTCTCCAAGTGCAGTCTGGACCATGAGGACTGCATCTATCTACTGAACTGGATCAACAATTACTACCCAAC GGATGTGTTGAAGCACAAAGAGCTGAAAGATCACATAGACAGCGCATCTCTGGGGCGCCTGCTGCCAGAGCAAGATCTAAAACGCCTGGAGGAGCAATATTTGTCCCACAAGGAG GCGACCTTGAGAAACTGGCTAGCCAACGCTCtgaagacggaggaggagaggtggcacAAGGGCCAGTGGCCGGAGCTCATTGATGAGTACTACATCAGCCACATCGCAGTGGACGTCATTGGG TTGGTGACCCCGCTTGCCAAAGAGGCCACGACTATTTTGGGGGACGAGGTGCGAGTGCAGAGACTTCAGTGCCAGCTGGACGGATTCTTACTGAG CTACAAGAGGGCCTTAGAGGACTTTTCAAAAGGACGTCACGAGACTATAAAAGCCGTCCTGAAGGCTAACCTTGTTAGCATTCAGCAGTTCAG GGAGTTTTTGGAAAAAAAGGAGAGCATCTTCACAGAGCAGACCAGAAGCAGCTGCCTGTCTGTCCTGGCGGACCTCAGAGACTACTGCTTTGCATACTTCCTCTGTCCCATACAGAGGGAACTACTG GTCCATTACCGCAAGCTGTGGACCAACCCGTGGTTCAGCGCGAGGCAGGGGGTTCCGCCAGAGATACTCGGCATCTTGTCAGGGCAGGTGCACGAGTTCAGAGACATGAAGCCTTCCTGTCGAGAG gagctAGTGGAGCAGCTCCACTTAGAGGTGATGGTGCAGTACGTGAAGAGGATCTTCAAGAGGAAGATGAAGCTGAAGGATCGTGAGCAGCAGAAGGCTGCTTCTCAACTCCTGTGTGAGGACAGCAAGAAGCTCAACGAATTATTCAGCGAAATG tGA
- the tnfaip2a gene encoding tumor necrosis factor alpha-induced protein 2a isoform X2 — protein sequence MVKMPRLPRLTPRRSTTVPEAPLTFEENLCQRRLAEASRQLLEREDVIFSVVTDEDPAAAEERAKERDQLQRDYEKLQVHVHMVVHDTFQQNTCGDYQKELHSAVTSIMQEEEQDKRWLEPAEGQDTPDYRPRECLANHNTLLQKIAESRIKNAEEGENSAADKLSTSFKKQVCKIGQGVQHDLLKVAKDVRQCYPPELDICQIYARVYHQAFSSRMTDFSKCSLDHEDCIYLLNWINNYYPTDVLKHKELKDHIDSASLGRLLPEQDLKRLEEQYLSHKEATLRNWLANALKTEEERWHKGQWPELIDEYYISHIAVDVIGLVTPLAKEATTILGDEVRVQRLQCQLDGFLLSYKRALEDFSKGRHETIKAVLKANLVSIQQFREFLEKKESIFTEQTRSSCLSVLADLRDYCFAYFLCPIQRELLVHYRKLWTNPWFSARQGVPPEILGILSGQVHEFRDMKPSCREELVEQLHLEVMVQYVKRIFKRKMKLKDREQQKAASQLLCEDSKKLNELFSEMGSGNTWLDKVIPQLAEVVRLQDPGSIQLEIVTLAREHPDLSEKHIIALLHLKGNLPEREVRRIKESLSVNRGTLTSQPAPAFFSKVPVK from the exons ATGGTGAAAATGCCTCGTTTGCCGCGTTTGACGCCCCGGAGGTCCACAACAG TTCCAGAGGCGCCGCTAACATTTGAGGAGAACTTGTGTCAAAGACGTTTGGCTGAGGCAAGTCGGCAGCTATTAGAGCGAGAAGATGTCATCTTTAGCGTGGTCACCGATGAGGACCCGGCTGCCGCTGAGGAGAGAGCCAAAGAACGAGACCAGCTCCAAAGGGACTATGAAAAGCTCCAGGTACACGTACATATGGTCGTCCATGACACGTTCCAGCAGAACACATGTGGCGACTATCAGAAGGAATTACACAGCGCCGTGACTTCAATCATGCAGGAGGAAGAACAGGATAAACGCTGGCTAGAGCCTGCCGAGGGCCAGGATACGCCCGACTATCGGCCGAGAGAGTGTCTGGCGAACCACAACACCCTCCTCCAGAAAATAGCGGAATCGAGGATCAAGAACGCAGAGGAGGGCGAGAACAGCGCGGCGGATAAGCTGTCCACAAGTTTCAAGAAACAAGTGTGCAAGATTGGCCAGGGAGTGCaacatgacctgttgaaagtggcTAAGGACGTGAGACAGTGCTACCCACCAGAACTAGACATCTGCCAGATCTACGCTCGTGTCTATCACCAAGCCTTCTCCAGCCGCATGACAGACTTCTCCAAGTGCAGTCTGGACCATGAGGACTGCATCTATCTACTGAACTGGATCAACAATTACTACCCAAC GGATGTGTTGAAGCACAAAGAGCTGAAAGATCACATAGACAGCGCATCTCTGGGGCGCCTGCTGCCAGAGCAAGATCTAAAACGCCTGGAGGAGCAATATTTGTCCCACAAGGAG GCGACCTTGAGAAACTGGCTAGCCAACGCTCtgaagacggaggaggagaggtggcacAAGGGCCAGTGGCCGGAGCTCATTGATGAGTACTACATCAGCCACATCGCAGTGGACGTCATTGGG TTGGTGACCCCGCTTGCCAAAGAGGCCACGACTATTTTGGGGGACGAGGTGCGAGTGCAGAGACTTCAGTGCCAGCTGGACGGATTCTTACTGAG CTACAAGAGGGCCTTAGAGGACTTTTCAAAAGGACGTCACGAGACTATAAAAGCCGTCCTGAAGGCTAACCTTGTTAGCATTCAGCAGTTCAG GGAGTTTTTGGAAAAAAAGGAGAGCATCTTCACAGAGCAGACCAGAAGCAGCTGCCTGTCTGTCCTGGCGGACCTCAGAGACTACTGCTTTGCATACTTCCTCTGTCCCATACAGAGGGAACTACTG GTCCATTACCGCAAGCTGTGGACCAACCCGTGGTTCAGCGCGAGGCAGGGGGTTCCGCCAGAGATACTCGGCATCTTGTCAGGGCAGGTGCACGAGTTCAGAGACATGAAGCCTTCCTGTCGAGAG gagctAGTGGAGCAGCTCCACTTAGAGGTGATGGTGCAGTACGTGAAGAGGATCTTCAAGAGGAAGATGAAGCTGAAGGATCGTGAGCAGCAGAAGGCTGCTTCTCAACTCCTGTGTGAGGACAGCAAGAAGCTCAACGAATTATTCAGCGAAATG GGCTCGGGGAACACCTGGCTGGACAAGGTGATCCCGCAGCTGGCTGAGGTGGTGCGGCTGCAGGACCCCGGATCCATCCAGCTGGAGATCGTGACCCTGGCCCGAGAGCACCCAGACCTCAG tGAGAAGCACATCATTGCCCTCCTGCACCTCAAAGGCAACCTGCCCGAGCGCGAAGTCCGCCGCATCAAGGAGAGCCTGAGTGTGAACCGCGGCACCCTCACCTCTCAGCCCGCGCCCGCCTTCTTCTCCAAGGTTCCTGTCAAATAA